The Paenibacillus tianjinensis genome has a window encoding:
- a CDS encoding cupredoxin domain-containing protein, with amino-acid sequence MFKRPALFLSILFLLILSACSGGNETSPAPDGTAENTVAAEDELIISATNYSFDQKEYHLKKGVPVKIVFKNEEGNHGMLVPELELRLDAKTSSRVITPEEAGTFEMTCAIMCGSGHSSMSAKVIVE; translated from the coding sequence ATGTTCAAAAGACCTGCCTTATTCCTGTCAATCTTATTTCTGCTCATCCTGTCTGCCTGCAGCGGGGGCAATGAAACATCGCCGGCGCCTGACGGAACAGCTGAGAATACTGTCGCTGCAGAAGATGAACTCATCATTTCGGCTACAAACTACAGCTTCGACCAGAAGGAATATCATCTGAAAAAGGGTGTGCCCGTCAAGATCGTGTTTAAGAATGAGGAAGGCAACCACGGCATGCTGGTTCCTGAGCTGGAGCTGAGATTAGATGCCAAAACCTCTTCCCGCGTGATTACTCCCGAGGAAGCCGGGACCTTTGAAATGACCTGTGCAATTATGTGCGGCTCCGGGCACAGCTCCATGAGCGCCAAGGTGATTGTGGAATAA
- a CDS encoding GGDEF domain-containing protein, translated as MDTQNAEVWHRRILSGYWMLVLLMLAVQFIFMLSARVPEVKSVLLPGQGHLFIACNLMIVIAMSLAEMWLRTTGQYHKQAVVGCGFVVSYLMYFVLEPFVDGAQMTLMLPIMISLIYFDQKLLKCLGVFSLLFYAALYFGLERTVLDKPLLEFLLVECVFIVIVVMAHAVIVRAWEVREHLEQLTKSEQGLMVERAISDKLLKIEALTGLYNHKTFHEYLDSLLEQCESNGLRLQLALFDIDNFKRVNDTYGHWVGDLVLKEVAAKVAGQIGLNDFAARYGGEEFAVIFTDKSYQEAYAAAEDMRLAISQMEHPYAGGKPITVSIGLCDYQLGDGKELLFRKTDDALYTAKRGGKNKVVTASQVHAKVTVATYA; from the coding sequence ATGGATACACAAAATGCGGAGGTTTGGCACCGCAGAATATTAAGCGGCTATTGGATGCTGGTGTTGTTAATGCTGGCCGTCCAGTTCATCTTTATGCTGTCCGCCCGTGTTCCTGAGGTGAAGTCGGTGCTTCTCCCGGGCCAAGGCCATTTATTCATTGCCTGCAACTTAATGATCGTCATTGCAATGAGCCTTGCGGAAATGTGGCTGCGGACAACCGGCCAATACCACAAGCAGGCTGTGGTCGGATGCGGTTTTGTTGTATCGTATTTGATGTATTTTGTATTGGAACCTTTTGTGGACGGGGCTCAGATGACCCTCATGCTGCCGATAATGATTTCGCTCATTTATTTCGACCAGAAGCTGCTCAAATGCCTGGGAGTGTTCAGCCTCCTGTTCTATGCTGCCCTTTATTTCGGTTTGGAACGGACAGTGCTGGACAAGCCGCTGCTGGAATTTCTACTGGTTGAATGTGTGTTTATAGTAATCGTAGTGATGGCTCATGCGGTCATTGTCCGTGCCTGGGAGGTCCGTGAACATCTGGAGCAGTTGACCAAATCGGAGCAGGGACTCATGGTGGAACGGGCGATTTCGGACAAGCTGCTCAAAATAGAAGCCCTTACCGGCCTTTACAATCATAAAACCTTCCATGAATACCTGGATTCGCTGCTGGAGCAATGCGAGAGCAACGGGCTGCGTCTGCAGCTGGCGCTTTTTGATATCGATAATTTCAAACGTGTGAATGATACGTACGGACACTGGGTAGGCGATCTTGTGCTCAAAGAGGTTGCAGCCAAGGTTGCGGGGCAAATCGGCCTGAATGATTTTGCTGCCAGGTATGGCGGGGAGGAGTTCGCGGTCATCTTTACGGATAAAAGCTACCAGGAAGCATACGCTGCTGCAGAAGACATGAGACTGGCCATCAGCCAGATGGAACATCCCTACGCCGGAGGTAAACCGATTACCGTCAGCATCGGACTCTGTGATTATCAGCTGGGCGACGGCAAGGAGCTGCTGTTCCGCAAAACGGATGATGCCCTGTATACTGCCAAACGCGGCGGCAAAAATAAAGTCGTTACCGCTTCCCAGGTGCACGCCAAGGTCACAGTCGCGACTTATGCGTAA
- a CDS encoding phage holin family protein: MRFLGHVVRFVVAAIVLLVVGWIVPQFTIGGFWSALILALIIALLGWVIEGIFGKKATPFGRGIVGFLVSALVIWIAQFVVSGVSVSILGALLAALVIGIIDLFLPVSTPFEAGK; this comes from the coding sequence ATGAGATTTTTAGGTCATGTGGTCCGTTTCGTGGTAGCAGCGATTGTCCTGCTTGTTGTCGGTTGGATTGTTCCGCAATTCACGATTGGCGGGTTCTGGAGCGCACTGATCCTGGCCCTGATCATTGCACTGCTTGGCTGGGTGATTGAAGGGATCTTCGGCAAAAAAGCGACTCCCTTCGGCCGTGGTATCGTTGGTTTCCTGGTGAGCGCCCTGGTCATCTGGATCGCGCAATTCGTCGTGAGCGGTGTCAGCGTATCGATTCTGGGAGCCTTACTGGCTGCTCTGGTCATCGGTATTATCGACCTGTTCCTGCCGGTATCTACCCCGTTTGAAGCCGGCAAATAA
- a CDS encoding endonuclease MutS2, producing the protein MDDKILHTLEYRKILNKLMQYTQTPMGKLAAEELKPSGDFEGVKRLLQATDEAVNVDRLKGIPSFGGVSDIRPALKRASIGGMLGTPELLSVGNTIGGARRVKRFLAAMHEDEKIHSLFALSDLLSEQKHVEDAIRSCIDEDANVLDSASPELASIRRELRGGETRIREKLDSMIRSSSVAKMLQDQLVTIRGDRFVIPVKAEYRAHFGGIVHDQSGSGATLFIEPESIVAMNNKLRETRLREEREIEIILHRLTAMVGDIAEEMAYDVDILGQLDFIFSKARLAREMKATQPRMNDRGYLKLRKGRHPLIPAEQVVPLDVELGNQYSSIIVTGPNTGGKTVTLKTIGLLSLMSMSGLFIPAEEGSQMCVFDAIYADIGDEQSIEQSLSTFSSHMTNIISILKRMTPKSLILLDEVGAGTDPAEGSALAIAILEHIHRIECRMVATTHYSELKAYAYERKGVINASMEFDVQSLSPTYRLLIGVPGRSNAFAIAERLGLPNEILDHARGEVKEEDLRVEHMIASLEENRLTAENERERAEVIRREAEEFRKRQQQELEKLESQRDKRLEKAEKDATAILDKARKEAEEIISDLRRLAMEEGASVKEHKLIEARRRLDEAEPAPRKKPVSRSSSKAPRQIQLGDEVKLPSVNQKGYVVELSGTKEALVQFGIMKMKVNLSDLEFLASAPDNPAPALRRATTVKRTRDENVRSELDLRGANLEEAIMETDRFIDEAFLGNLGQISIIHGKGTGVLRTGIQEYLRKHKHVKSYRLGNYNEGGAGVTVAELE; encoded by the coding sequence TTGGACGACAAAATTTTGCATACGCTTGAATATCGCAAGATTTTAAATAAATTGATGCAATATACGCAGACACCGATGGGAAAACTTGCGGCGGAAGAATTGAAGCCCTCTGGAGATTTTGAAGGCGTGAAGCGGCTGCTGCAGGCCACAGATGAGGCGGTAAATGTTGACCGGCTCAAGGGTATTCCTTCGTTTGGCGGGGTCAGCGATATTCGTCCTGCACTGAAACGTGCATCGATCGGCGGTATGCTGGGTACGCCGGAGCTGCTCTCCGTGGGCAATACGATCGGCGGAGCACGCAGAGTGAAGCGGTTCCTGGCCGCCATGCATGAGGATGAGAAGATTCATTCCCTGTTTGCCCTGAGCGACCTGCTCTCGGAACAGAAGCATGTAGAGGATGCCATCCGTTCATGCATTGATGAGGACGCTAATGTGCTTGATTCGGCCAGTCCGGAGCTGGCTTCAATCCGCCGGGAGCTGCGCGGCGGAGAGACCCGGATCCGCGAGAAGCTGGATTCCATGATCCGGTCTTCTTCCGTAGCCAAGATGCTGCAGGATCAGCTTGTGACGATCCGGGGTGACCGCTTCGTTATTCCGGTCAAAGCGGAATACCGTGCTCACTTTGGCGGAATTGTGCATGACCAGTCCGGATCGGGGGCCACGCTGTTCATTGAGCCGGAATCGATTGTAGCGATGAACAACAAGCTGCGCGAGACGCGGCTACGCGAGGAACGGGAAATTGAAATTATTCTCCACAGGCTGACAGCTATGGTTGGCGATATTGCCGAAGAGATGGCCTACGATGTCGATATACTCGGACAGCTTGACTTTATCTTCTCCAAGGCGCGTCTGGCCCGTGAGATGAAGGCAACCCAGCCGCGGATGAACGACCGCGGTTACCTTAAGCTGCGCAAGGGCCGTCATCCGCTGATCCCTGCGGAGCAGGTGGTGCCGCTGGATGTGGAGCTGGGCAATCAGTACAGCTCGATTATTGTTACCGGTCCGAATACCGGGGGTAAGACAGTTACGCTGAAGACGATCGGCCTCTTGAGTCTGATGTCGATGTCCGGTTTGTTCATTCCGGCAGAGGAAGGCAGCCAGATGTGTGTATTTGATGCCATTTATGCCGATATTGGGGATGAACAGAGTATCGAGCAGAGTCTGAGTACCTTCTCCAGCCACATGACCAATATTATCTCTATTCTGAAGCGGATGACTCCAAAAAGTCTTATTCTGCTGGATGAGGTAGGTGCAGGAACGGACCCTGCTGAAGGGTCGGCGCTGGCGATCGCCATCCTGGAGCATATTCACCGGATCGAATGCCGGATGGTCGCCACGACACATTATAGTGAACTGAAGGCATATGCGTATGAACGTAAAGGCGTCATTAATGCCAGTATGGAATTTGATGTGCAGAGCTTAAGTCCCACCTACCGCCTGCTGATCGGCGTGCCTGGACGAAGCAATGCCTTTGCCATCGCTGAACGGCTTGGCCTGCCGAACGAGATTCTGGATCACGCGCGCGGCGAAGTGAAGGAAGAGGACTTGCGCGTCGAGCATATGATTGCTTCACTCGAGGAGAACCGCCTCACCGCTGAGAACGAGCGTGAGCGGGCAGAGGTTATCCGCCGGGAGGCGGAGGAATTCCGCAAGCGCCAGCAGCAGGAGCTTGAGAAGCTGGAAAGCCAGCGAGATAAGCGGCTGGAGAAAGCGGAGAAGGATGCCACCGCCATTCTCGACAAGGCGCGCAAGGAAGCGGAGGAAATCATCAGCGATCTGCGCCGTCTGGCCATGGAGGAAGGGGCTTCCGTCAAGGAGCACAAGCTGATTGAAGCCCGCCGGCGTCTGGATGAAGCAGAACCGGCGCCGCGTAAGAAACCCGTATCCCGGAGCAGCAGCAAGGCTCCGCGGCAGATTCAGCTTGGCGATGAGGTAAAGCTGCCTAGCGTGAATCAGAAAGGCTATGTGGTAGAGCTGAGCGGGACTAAGGAAGCGCTTGTGCAGTTCGGCATTATGAAGATGAAGGTCAATCTAAGCGATCTGGAGTTTTTGGCCTCTGCACCGGATAATCCGGCACCTGCACTCCGCCGTGCAACGACCGTCAAACGTACACGGGATGAGAATGTCCGCAGTGAGCTGGACCTGCGCGGTGCGAACCTGGAAGAAGCAATTATGGAAACGGACCGTTTCATCGACGAAGCATTCCTCGGCAATCTAGGACAAATTTCGATTATCCATGGCAAAGGAACCGGCGTACTGCGGACCGGTATTCAGGAATATCTGCGTAAACATAAGCATGTCAAAAGCTACCGGCTAGGAAATTATAACGAGGGCGGCGCGGGTGTAACCGTGGCTGAACTGGAATAG
- a CDS encoding DUF350 domain-containing protein, with protein sequence MQGNIDLLLDHPLGALLGYFTVAILGLVIFLSFFEMVTKYNCWEEIRKGNVAVAMATGGKIFGICNILRFSIQAGASIYETMKWSLVGFLLLLLAYFLFEFLTPVFSIDDEIAADNRAVGLTAMLISVSLSYVIGAAIF encoded by the coding sequence ATGCAAGGAAATATTGATCTTTTGCTGGATCATCCGCTGGGTGCACTGCTGGGTTACTTCACCGTGGCGATTCTCGGCCTGGTGATATTCCTGTCCTTTTTCGAAATGGTGACTAAGTACAACTGCTGGGAAGAGATTCGTAAGGGGAATGTAGCGGTAGCGATGGCAACCGGCGGCAAAATATTCGGCATCTGTAATATTTTGCGCTTCAGCATCCAGGCTGGAGCCTCGATATATGAGACAATGAAATGGTCACTTGTCGGTTTTTTGCTGCTGCTGCTTGCGTATTTCCTCTTCGAATTTCTGACTCCCGTCTTTTCAATTGATGATGAAATTGCAGCAGATAACCGGGCGGTGGGACTTACAGCTATGCTGATCTCGGTTTCACTGTCCTATGTGATCGGAGCGGCTATATTCTGA
- a CDS encoding MFS transporter produces MKRAPQNQAVLLLAVNGLYLLASALAGTFLNVYLWKSRQDYVMIGWFALSQQVAVGLSFWLAGKWVKEHNKMNALRLGLAVSGFFYLLVLLLGGRASSYIWPLGLTLGLSIGVFWLAYNIIYFEITEADNRDFYNGWIGLLGSLAGIIGPFLSGWMISRLQGERGYRVVFMLSLGIYAAAAVLSFFLKKRKSEGEYLWLEPWRELRRSGSRWRPVSAALFFQGLRGGVFAFLIDLLVYIAAQTESKLGQFALITSAVSLISYFLAGKWFKPRYRSAGMLAGGILLLAVIVPLVWKVSYGTLLVMGIGTALFMPLYMLPMTSISFDLMGESAESVSKRVELVVLRELSLMSGRILGMFAFIGVLSVNSSQMAIIVLLLVLGAAPLGSWIVLRRKLHRSRAGNMQ; encoded by the coding sequence TTGAAGAGAGCACCACAGAATCAGGCGGTACTGCTGCTTGCGGTGAACGGATTGTATTTGCTGGCCAGTGCTCTGGCAGGTACTTTTTTAAATGTATATTTGTGGAAAAGCCGTCAGGACTACGTCATGATCGGCTGGTTTGCGCTCAGCCAGCAGGTGGCGGTGGGCCTTAGCTTCTGGCTGGCCGGCAAGTGGGTGAAGGAACATAATAAAATGAATGCCCTGCGGCTGGGACTCGCCGTTTCGGGCTTTTTTTATTTGCTGGTGCTGTTGCTTGGCGGGAGAGCCTCCAGTTATATTTGGCCGTTAGGCCTGACCCTCGGATTATCCATCGGCGTATTTTGGCTCGCTTATAACATTATCTATTTTGAAATAACGGAGGCGGATAACCGGGATTTTTATAATGGCTGGATCGGCCTGCTGGGTTCACTCGCCGGGATCATCGGCCCGTTTCTCTCGGGCTGGATGATCTCCAGGCTGCAGGGGGAGCGCGGGTACAGAGTTGTGTTTATGCTCTCCCTGGGTATTTATGCAGCGGCGGCTGTCCTGAGCTTTTTTCTGAAGAAACGCAAAAGTGAAGGCGAATATCTGTGGCTGGAGCCGTGGAGGGAGCTGCGGCGTTCCGGAAGCCGCTGGCGGCCTGTCTCGGCTGCACTGTTCTTTCAAGGCTTAAGAGGGGGAGTCTTCGCTTTTCTGATCGATCTTCTGGTCTACATCGCGGCGCAGACAGAGAGCAAGCTGGGACAATTTGCGCTGATTACATCAGCGGTGTCGCTCATCAGTTATTTCTTGGCAGGCAAATGGTTCAAGCCCCGCTACCGTTCTGCGGGTATGCTGGCCGGGGGGATTTTGCTGCTGGCTGTTATTGTGCCGCTTGTCTGGAAGGTAAGCTATGGGACATTGCTGGTGATGGGAATCGGAACCGCGCTGTTCATGCCGCTATATATGCTGCCGATGACTTCTATCAGCTTCGACCTGATGGGTGAATCAGCGGAAAGTGTTAGTAAGCGGGTTGAATTAGTGGTGCTGCGCGAGCTGAGCCTGATGAGCGGGCGAATACTGGGGATGTTTGCATTTATTGGGGTCTTGTCTGTTAACAGCTCCCAGATGGCGATCATTGTACTGCTGCTTGTATTGGGGGCCGCGCCTTTAGGCAGCTGGATCGTCCTTCGCCGCAAGCTTCATCGCAGCCGCGCCGGCAATATGCAATAA
- the dcuS gene encoding DcuS/MalK family sensor histidine kinase: protein MAKKRLIGLRTQVAFMGSAVVLLVLLVLYIIFSNQIIPQTRHALEDKANAIARTIALMPLVSEGLSEGRSREIQAYTSKITRRNDIMFVVVIDMNSIRYSHPDPSLIGKSFVGGGQQAALRGEESISEGEGMLGKSLRAFVPVYTGQGYQVGVVVVGLSMEKVQRLVRQNEWTLIAILLSGALLGAGGAIVLGLRIKRMIFGMEPADISKLLQERSAMLQSTREGIIAVDHEATVTMVNLEAERLLNTAGIKGNGMTRNIADYWPELGLEQVLATGEPKQDQELELNGITLLVSSVPIRVNGEVAGAIATFRDKTELAVLAERLSGISVYADALRAGAHEFMNKLHVIMGMTHMGLYDELQQYISGTVSNYQNEIGSITRMIKDPVMAGFLLGKLSRAREAGINLLLAEDSYLPEAADPQTIHELITIAGNLLDNAMEALEGQEVKEIELAFHYEHGSLCCTVEDSGPGIPELLQKQIFEQGFSTKGEQRGIGLYLVRKSVEKLGGRLQLICGMEPGTTFIAIVPYAVKGEENV from the coding sequence ATGGCAAAAAAAAGATTGATCGGATTAAGAACTCAGGTAGCATTTATGGGTTCGGCTGTAGTGCTGCTGGTCCTGCTGGTGCTATATATTATTTTTAGTAATCAGATTATTCCGCAGACCCGTCATGCGCTGGAGGATAAAGCGAATGCGATTGCACGTACAATTGCCCTTATGCCGCTGGTATCAGAGGGTTTAAGTGAAGGGCGCAGCAGGGAGATCCAGGCCTATACCTCCAAAATTACCCGCCGCAATGATATTATGTTTGTAGTTGTAATTGATATGAACAGCATCCGCTATTCCCATCCTGATCCCTCTTTAATCGGTAAGTCTTTTGTCGGGGGAGGGCAGCAGGCTGCTCTCCGCGGAGAAGAGAGCATCTCCGAAGGCGAAGGAATGCTGGGTAAGTCTCTGCGTGCCTTTGTTCCCGTGTATACAGGCCAGGGATATCAGGTGGGAGTAGTTGTAGTAGGCCTTTCCATGGAGAAGGTTCAACGTCTGGTGAGGCAAAATGAATGGACGCTTATCGCAATTCTGCTGTCTGGTGCTCTGCTTGGAGCCGGTGGAGCAATCGTTCTCGGCCTGAGGATAAAGCGGATGATCTTCGGCATGGAGCCTGCAGACATCTCCAAGCTCCTGCAGGAGCGTAGTGCTATGCTGCAATCAACACGTGAAGGGATTATAGCAGTGGACCATGAAGCTACGGTCACGATGGTCAACTTGGAAGCAGAGCGGCTTCTTAACACGGCTGGCATTAAGGGGAATGGCATGACCCGCAATATCGCTGATTATTGGCCGGAGCTGGGTCTGGAGCAGGTACTTGCTACCGGTGAACCCAAACAGGACCAGGAGCTTGAGCTGAACGGCATCACCCTGCTCGTAAGCAGTGTGCCGATCCGGGTTAACGGGGAGGTTGCCGGGGCGATTGCCACGTTCCGTGACAAAACCGAGCTGGCTGTCCTGGCGGAGCGGCTGTCCGGCATTTCGGTTTATGCAGATGCGCTGCGGGCAGGCGCGCATGAGTTCATGAATAAGCTGCACGTTATTATGGGAATGACGCATATGGGACTGTATGATGAGCTGCAGCAGTATATCTCGGGGACAGTCAGCAACTATCAGAACGAAATCGGGTCCATCACCCGCATGATTAAGGACCCTGTAATGGCCGGATTTCTGCTGGGGAAGCTCAGCCGGGCACGGGAAGCGGGGATTAATCTGCTGCTTGCGGAGGACAGCTATCTGCCGGAAGCTGCTGATCCGCAGACGATCCATGAGCTGATCACTATCGCCGGCAACCTGCTTGACAACGCAATGGAGGCGTTAGAAGGGCAGGAGGTTAAGGAAATTGAGCTTGCTTTTCATTATGAGCACGGGAGTTTGTGCTGCACGGTGGAGGACAGCGGTCCGGGAATTCCCGAGCTGCTGCAGAAGCAAATCTTTGAACAAGGGTTTTCGACCAAAGGAGAACAGCGTGGGATCGGACTGTACCTGGTGCGTAAAAGTGTAGAGAAACTGGGGGGACGCCTTCAGCTCATCTGCGGTATGGAACCGGGAACTACCTTCATCGCGATAGTGCCATATGCTGTTAAGGGTGAGGAGAATGTATGA
- a CDS encoding response regulator, producing MNIKVLIVEDDPMVAKFNRHYLEQVEGFEFAGWASTGEVAVEMLAAQVIDLVLLDIYMPRTSGLQLLSTLREKGSTVDIIVISAASDKASIRKALQLGAVDYLIKPFEFARFQAALSAYREDYTLMKQQEPLSQQQLDKLLRHPPGTEEDKTAALPKGLSEGTLDSIWNTIQQLERPIFSTEDIAENAPISRISVRKYLAFLKDAGVLDMEISYGAVGRPVYMYTVTPVGHDIITKYISGSSR from the coding sequence ATGAATATTAAGGTACTGATTGTCGAGGATGATCCGATGGTCGCGAAATTCAACCGCCACTATCTGGAGCAGGTGGAGGGCTTTGAATTCGCAGGCTGGGCCTCTACGGGTGAGGTAGCGGTGGAGATGCTTGCAGCACAGGTAATTGACCTTGTCCTGCTGGATATATATATGCCCCGGACCAGCGGACTGCAGCTGCTGTCCACTCTCCGTGAGAAGGGGAGTACGGTCGATATTATCGTCATCTCCGCTGCCAGCGACAAGGCCAGCATCCGCAAGGCGCTGCAGCTCGGAGCCGTAGATTACTTAATTAAGCCATTCGAGTTTGCCCGGTTTCAGGCTGCCCTGTCTGCTTACCGGGAGGATTATACCTTGATGAAGCAGCAGGAGCCGCTCAGCCAGCAGCAGCTCGATAAGCTGCTGCGGCATCCGCCTGGAACAGAAGAGGACAAGACGGCAGCACTGCCTAAGGGGCTGTCCGAAGGGACACTGGACAGTATCTGGAACACTATACAGCAACTGGAGAGGCCTATATTTTCAACGGAGGATATTGCGGAGAATGCCCCGATTTCGCGGATTTCTGTGCGAAAGTATCTGGCGTTTCTGAAAGATGCTGGAGTACTCGACATGGAGATCAGCTATGGTGCTGTAGGGAGACCGGTGTACATGTACACGGTTACTCCTGTCGGGCATGACATCATTACGAAATACATCAGCGGCAGCAGCCGTTAA